Below is a window of Burkholderiales bacterium DNA.
ATCCATTCCAGCTCGGCGGTGGACGACAAGCGGGCCTACATCGGATCGATGCGCGACGGCACGGTGAAGTACCGCACCATGCGGATGCTCGACTACAAGGTCCGGATCTACGATTGCATCGCCCTCATGACCGGCACGGCGCGCTTCGAGGTCACGGTCAAGGGTTCGGACCTGACGGTCGACCTGCGCTTCACCGAGGCGTGGGCCCGGCGCGGCGACGCGCTGCAGTTCATTTCCTGGCAGGCCACCCGCATTGCGCAGCCGTAGGCGGCAGGCGCGCAGGAACGGCGCCCATGTGGCGCCGTTTTTTTATT
It encodes the following:
- a CDS encoding nuclear transport factor 2 family protein; translation: MTAGRIIAAALGLCAFATAALAADCRPIDETEVVQAELQRYEAQTGDDFIAMERIIGDDLVYIHSSSAVDDKRAYIGSMRDGTVKYRTMRMLDYKVRIYDCIALMTGTARFEVTVKGSDLTVDLRFTEAWARRGDALQFISWQATRIAQP